The region atacatatatatattataagccCATTTTTCTCTGCTGACGTATGGAAAAAGCCTTGTGTTAATAATGACTTGTCATGGTCTTCTGAAGCCCTATGAGGCACAGGGTTCCATGTTGACATCTGATATAATTTCTGACTTAATCTGACTAGGCTGATAAATACTGAGGATACCCTATACTTTAAGCAATTTTAACTTtaagattttcatttttaattctataaattaaaaacttgagtttatgaaatttttaaatCTAAAACTATCgtctatttttctcttaaataataacaaaaataatataaacataaaattaagtcatttctattaattttttttaaaaaaaaataaaaaataaaaacccaaaaaacttGCTCATGCACCTAAGGCTATATTCGagtcgagtattgaatgtttaagtttaactcattttattttatttcgaacaTAAATGAAGCTCAATCTTATCACCACgagctgctcaattaacttattcatttcttatataaaagtaaatatcatgattgtttacCTTTTTGTAAATCTAtactaatcattaattaattaaatattattaaaattttatcatttgagtttatgaaatttttaaatCTAAAACTATTGTCTATTTTCCTcttaaataataacaaaaataatataaacatataattaagtcatttctattaatttttttttaaaaaaaaataaaaaataaaaacccaaaaaacttGCCCATGCACCTAGGGCTATATTCGAGCTGAGTTGagtcgagtattgaatgttcaagtttaactcattttattttatttcgaacacaaATGAAGCTCAATCTTATCACCACgagctgctcaattaacttattcatttcttatataaaagtaaatataatgaTTGTTTACCTTTTTGTAAATCTAtactaatcattaattaattaagtattattaaaattttattatttgagttaattaaataaattaacttgaatcttaaataatataatctcgagtttatatgcacgtatataaattcattatgcacatacacaaGTTACACGCTtgcatacacacacatataaccacacatactcacaaacacactcatgtacacacaaatctataaaactaaactcacaacaataatttaattaagttatatctatcatattaggaaggtaattcatttttacttaagatgttcttattacaaaaattaaaataatacgaaaaaaaaaattgtaaaaatgaagttatatgaGTTTATACAAGCTTATTCGAGTCAAGCCGAGTTTAAACgagtatgtatcgtttaatattTGAACCtattattgtgttcacgaacaattcatttattatttgaacTAAGATCGAATCAAATTTAACTGAACCGAACCGAGACAAATTCACGAGCAACTGAGTTCGATCATCTTACACCCGTTTTGAGGGTGGCTGCAAATGAGGGGTGACTTCCAACTACCTCCATTGGAGGAGCCACCCcaattttgtttccttttcttaataaaaatgatataatgCATTTGTCATAtcgtttttattatttatttaaagaaaaagaagttgccTAAAGCACAAGATCCTAACATATTTGCCCTAATAATTAGTTATAGTAATAGTTTTTAGTAGGAGAATGGTGTAAAATTATTTAacttttcttattaaaaaaaggcaaaaatgagTGACCAACTGTGACTACTCTACTTAGATGTTATCATGGTAGCACCTACCCACTGAGAAGTGGTCAGAATGGGCCGAGACAGCCAAGAACTGCAGACGCTCTCTCAAGATTAATTGAGCCATAGTCTGACCCAACCCGACTAGACCATCAATAAAATCAAAGGTAACTAACACCAATAAGGAGCGAGTGATTCTCATTGCGGATTCGAGCTCTCTTCCTATTGCGTACCTAACCGCTGGGTATTGCTTTGAGACCACTGAAAAATCGACCATTAAAAAAAGGacttgaaaaagttttatgtatACCGATCCATCCCAAAAGCCACTTGGGTCGATTATTCTGGTTCAAACTAAGTTGTAATtacctactatatatatatatatatatgattgaaaaagaaagacaacGTAGTACGTACTACCAAGTTAAGCAAAAAATTAGTTTACCAGTTAGTCTCATTCTGGAAAAAAGACAAGTAGTAGTTAATACCATACATGGATTATGGTTTTTCATTGTTAAATTCCACTTTAACTAATGTTTGGTTCCCGCTagtattattatattaatcCAACCCGTGGCTCAGTTTCAGTTTTCCTGCACATATCACTAATTTCATCGAGCATGTTAAGGCGTTAAGCAACCAAGTTATGATAAATGGATCGAGCTCATCAAATTAAGGTTGTAGCTAGCtaggaagaagaaaggaaattaAGGGCtatcattaattaaaaacaattctGAAAGGTGACAACAGTTAGGGATCATCATCATCCCTCATCAAGGATCCTATAAATATCTGATCATCCTCCTTTTTTTCTCTACACCTCTGTCTCTATCCCCATCTCAAACGGCTGCGTTTGGGTCTCATTCTGCTTCTTCATTGTATTCTTGTTATTGTGCATCCAGACCTTGAGAACTTGTCTCTTCACCCCAACCTCAGCGCAGAACTTCTCCACTTCCTCTTCGTCCTGTTTCTGAACCCTCCATCCAACCTTCTCGGCAAACTCCACCATCTTGTCCTTCTGCTCCGGCGTGAACTTGGTTCTGAACCTCTTCTTCGACAAGGCAAACGGCGGTGTCGGGGCCGCCTCCGCGTTCGACTCGAAGATATTGAGATCCTCGCTCGAAGACTCGGTTCCTCCGCTGATCACACCGTAGGCCACGCTCATTGGCTGAACAATTGGAGCGGCAGTAGGGCCCATGGAGAATCTTTGATGGTGTAGCAGCGGCGGAGGGAGTTGAAGAGGTCTAAGCATCATACTTCTTCTCGAACCGGGACTGATCAACTGAGCCTCCCCGTGGACCTCTCTTCTGTGAAAGTTCCGGTGACACTCGCAAGCCGCGCACTTGAGAGCTTCTAAAGTCCCTTCCTCGCCGCTCGGCATGAACTCGCCGCACCCATCAAACACACTTCCTCCCACGCTCGCGGCGTGATTCCTCAGGCACTCTCGATATCTAACAGCGCCTGCTGCCGACGATAATTGTGCCTTCAAGTTGGATCTACCCGACCCGGCCGGTGCAATTGTTGTTGCACCGGTAACCGGATCTGACCCTTGCTCAAGTACTGCTTGTTGCTGACTACGGCTTGTAGTTGCGTCTCTTCTTTCAACTCCCGGTGGTTCTCCGATAAGATGGCCATAGCTCAGAGATCCTGGCGctcttatttccttttccattattTATGCACTAAGCCTCCACGTTGGTAACTTGGGCAATCTTTTTATTGTACATCAGATCTGATAAACTTCTCTTCTAATCAAAGGGTGACAGATTTTCAAACAGACGATTAGAAGTCGCTTAACTAATTTACCTTCTTGTCAgtgttgtgttgtgttgtgttgtgCTGTGTTCCTCCCACTTCTTCCACATATTTTAGGATTAGGGTGCTAAACCCACCTACCTAGGCTGCTAATTTCAACAGTTCTCACTCTTACAAGACGTGTGCttgaagagagagatagagagacgaaaaaaaaatagtcaaacttgaaaaaaaactaaaaaaaaaaaaaaacacacaagaatAATCAAAACTTAATATGGCACCTAAACTCACAGCAATATATGAAACAGAGATAAGCAGCAACAGCAGCAACAAGCTAGAGGTCTTCTtcctctgagagagagagagagagagagatggcggGGGTGGTGTTTCAGTCCTCCCAGCAAGGTAACTGCATATATATCCAACAAGAGACAGGTTGGTTGCTTGCGGTGAAGGCAGGGGAAAGATAGGGAGAGTAAAAAGtgtgggggagagagagagatatgataTATTGTGATGAGATCAAGAAGGTGTTCTTCTGTACAAAAACAACCGACAACGTCATGTTCTTCCCCTCTCCCACGCCCTGCCAAGTGGGTCCCCCACCCCCACCTTCATTATTGCCCCTTTCCATTTCTTATCTCAACACACCCTCCAAATGACACAAAAGATGCGTATGCATAATGCAGCAGTAGTAGTACTACACCAATACCTATGAATATGATGCGACGTAGCTTTGCTTCCCTGTTAATCTCCAAACAAATCCCTACTTACCTTCGTTAAACAAACCCTAACCAAATATCGTCTGttacttaattatatatttatatacttgGGGAAAATTACATTTACCCATTCAAACTATGATATAATTTATAATCTTTCTCTTCAAACTTTCATTTGAAGTCGTGTTTAGACATGACATATAAACCCGACACAAAATTAGTAGTTTAAAGTTGAAGAATGTAACTCGTTTAATCAAAAGAATCGAATTAAAGTTGACCAATATAGTCTTCTACTCATACTTGGACACttgtataaatttaaattaatttatcaaAGTCTTTGAGGtaaggaataatatatatttttttaaaaaaaaaaaaaaaaatagtcttttAAGTCTTGGTCCTCCTTCCTGGACAACACCTGGAAAttgcaaaacaaaagaagaatggTTGAGATAAGAGTTAAAACATAAAAGTGAAAAGCGGGAGATGGTCCACACAGTGATGCTGTTGTCGTGTTGTGCTGTGTGTCTCAAGCATCAAAGGCTAATGTGCGCCTCTGCGACTCTGAGACACCACGCTTAGCCCCAAGCAATGTCTTTACCTTTCTGTGATGCAATCGATTGCTTTATTTGTCTCTCTTTCCACGTCTTTTGCTTTGCTTCCCTCTTCAGATGGTGCACTACAGCTTCCCCCAATTCATCTTCCAAACCAACATTCAGGGAGACAACTCTGCTCTCTGCCCTATACTACACTATTTTTACCATTTACACACCCCCCCGCCCCAGGCCCCAGGCCCCAGGCCCCAGGCCCCAAcctatattatattatatatactacTGTAATTCTCCACAAATTTTAccaatgcttcttttttttttttaatctatttaccagaaatatttggtttcattttatgtATATATCTTTTGTCCAAATGCAATGCTAATCTTCTTATCCATTTGTGAGAAATATTTGTTTCAttctcattatttatttattttattttatttttgtctatttCCTTGTGTAAATTCACCTTTGCATTTGTGAAACTCACGTGTGTATTccaaaaatttaatggtaatttttttttttttaaaaaaaatatggacaaGTGAGACATCAAACACATCTCATCTATTTATTATACTTATTAATATTCGTTAATAATGAGTATTGtaagtggcttttttttttttttaagtagttaATATAAGAAGTCACTTGAAACACGTCACGTTAACCATTGTAAAATAAGTGTGATAAATTGGTTAGTGAGTGAAAAATAGTATtactcatttttaattgttttttgttttaagtttgacaaaaaaaaatttaaaaaaaaaatttaaaaaatatatatatatatatatattagcaaaCAACTCAAGAGGACATAtcttttataaaactttttatgcatttttatatgaatattttgataaaacaaaagtttaatTTTACAGGTGTAAAACCACTGGTTTGTAAGGAGAAACTATATTTACCCCActctaattctttttttctttttcattgcccccagtaattaattttttgcgGCGTATCTCAATCTATACCATTTGTGTTGCCATATCCAACTCATgtgacataaaataataaaaatacactatatcaaataaaaaaataaaaagaatgcaAGCCATTTTTTATCTTATAGATAGAGGGTATTTATGTCATTTTGGGTTGTAGAAATGAGATATTGCAACTCCAATTGTTATATTGGGGTATattacaaaaattgaaacattggagAGGACATTGTAAAAAAGATGTTAGTTAAATGGGATAAATGTAATTAAtccaatttattatttgaaaaagcaaaaaaaagagTTATCGTGTGACTTCAATGGAGAAGAGGCGTGGTTGCGTAACCATCCCTTTCATAGTCAGAGTTATCCTTGATTACCCGATTTTTTGtgtaaatttttgaattttgagacaattttaaGAAGTTAAAGAACTACCAAGGGCACCAAATATTTTATTAGGATATGAGTTCTAAAATGATGTAGAATTTATTTATTGGTACTGGTAgtacttctttttattaattttttcgaTCATATTCAACGAATAAGCTATACCCGTAGAACTATTTGGTTGGCTTGCATGGATCTTGAATCAAGGACTTGGCGCGAGGGCAttgggtaattttttttcattttatatatatatacactaattaACCTCATGTGCcaatatatgaaaaagaaataataagttgtgtttatatcattaaaaataaaaaattttgggagcgaaaataaaacaatgaagaataaaaactaaaagaaaaaaatgaagggcgGGCCAGAATGAACCGCTCTTAATTGGGTCCATCTTTCTTTGACACAAGCCTGACCCTTTATGGTGTCAGATTCACCCGACCTAATctgcttcttcctttttctttttcttttttcttttttttttaattactaataaataaaaaaaccttttcccttttttcttatATGACTTCCAACTTTagtaatttcaattattataCTTTACGTAATTTTCAGAACAcagtttttcttgttttgttttttttttttttttaataaatataagttCTCATATTttaatgtgaaataaaataagagcaaAGGAAAAATAAGTATTATATAAGATAGTTCATTAAGAATCAAATTTGgtcatttcatttttctattgttGCATGGGTAATATCTCTTGTATTGAATAAGTTCTTtaaacttaagaaaaaaaaaatcaaaataagtaGTATATGAAAGTGTTCTTTAGAAGTATAATTTAGTTATTTCCGCTAGGGGTGAAAAGGCGGACGTTAATAATCGTCTACTAACCGTTAACTGCCTCGAACCAATAACCACTTAACCACTTTTGTAGGCGGTTGGAAAAAATCGCTCAccgcttacatatatatatatacaaaacaacgtcgttttgatGATAAACCTAAAAAAGAGGTCTAATGAAAGCCTAACACCCAAGAATAGGTTCAAAATGTTCAAATTTAAAAGCGGATATGCGGTGCGGTTAGCTTTAAATAACCACTAACCACCTAATGCGAGGCGGTtgcggttataaaaatataataatcacCTAAGGCGGTTACGGTTAGTAGTTGGAAGCAATAACTAATAACTGTAACCACATTTTCACTCATAATTTTAGCTCAGCATCATGCCATTTTCTTTGAATAAGTAAATTGTAGAATAAAATTAAGCTTTTGTTGTTATAGAGTATGACATTCTACCGTAGCAATAATAAATGAGTAATggtagaaactatatttttattttacaactatCTCACAATATAGACGTAATAGTCCAGACCAACCCTTAAATCAATCAAAGAACTAAGAGAAATATGACAAATGACTAGTGCATTTTCCTCCTCAACCACCTCTTTGATCAACGAGGTGTTCCATCCTATAGTATCCTGGTCAATCAGATCAACCACCCTTGCCTCTTCAttttaggggtgtacaaacagttataaccggcggttattggctaaaaccgctaatcGCCTACCGGTTATTTCATTTTACCAACCACTAACCGCATAAGCGGAGgcagttatttttataaccacCGGTTAGTGGTTATTGTCTTAATAACCGGCGGTTTTAAAATCGCTTTTCAATTTGGGTTTTGGGCTGGTTTTGTGCCTGTTTTGTGCCGAATTTTTGGACATTTTCccttttggtacaaaattaacaaatctaaatacaaattcaaaatatttattaaaaaaaaaaatgcaaatccaaaacacaaacaaataaccacataaccaaatccaaatcattacaaatccaaaaccaaaaaattacaaatccaaataagtAAATAACCACATactccaaaacattacaaaatacaaatccaaataaccaaatactccAAAAccattattcaaaaaaaaaaaatgctccaaaaccaaacaaatcccaaaaaaccaaataatccaaatcattacaaatccaaataatcaaatacttccaaaaccaaaacatcacaaatcaaaataataatatccaaataaccaaaaccaaaacattacaatAACCCTTCATTGCATACATCTTTTAGATATAAAGTCTCTAGAAGTCCAAGGATGCTTGGGTCCTTGATTGAGCACCTTCTACAAAAGAAGAAGGTTTAGTTAATTGAAAagtaagtttcaaaaataataattgcacaAATGAAAAGTACGTTTCAACTAATTTGCAAACATTTACCTTCTTCATCAAAGCTTTCCACAAATTCTTCAAGCTCCCGAATGTCAATTGGAGTACTCCTTATACAATTAGTTACTTGgttttgtagtttttatttGCCTCAAAGTCTTAATTAGATCATTCTCCAGTAAACAACAACCCAAAATGAAAAACTGAATTCCTAGAATGAAGAAATAATATCTTCCAACATCCAGTAAATACTAAACAAAGAGCAATCAGAACATTATATAGGATATACACAAAGtttaaaatcaacccaaaatgacaaaccgaaaccctaaaatgaaaccttaaaacaaacaaaaatcgCACACAGTGACACTCTCTAAAAAAGCAGAGACAAAAGCCTTAGATAAAGCAAAATCGCACACAGTACACACCCTAAAAAAGCCGAGACAAAAGCGAGAGAAACTGAGAAAGAGTGGAGAAGCTTACAGTGTAGTGGCGGCGGAGACGAGAAGGGCGAAGAGGTCCGAACGGTGCTGGAGAGTGGAGGGGAGACGAGAGGCAGAGGCTGGGCGTTGTAGGCGAGCAGCGAACTAGACTGATTTTTGGAGGAAATGAATCTAAATGAGtaaatgaaaccctaaacctaaaagatgcttatatatgttctaaaaaacggcgtcgttttgggcattcagcAATGCTCAAAACGACACCCCTCTCCCAGCCTcctaggtttttaattttttttaatatatatatagcggttattaaccactTTTTCCAAACTCTATAACCGTTAACagcctccgcctaggcggttgactgttatttataaccacttttaaaagcggttgtaaagcggttataaccgcttcgTTTATACACCCCTATTTCATTTAGCACTCGCCTTGGCATGGCGATGGGATAATGTAAGGAGAAGATTTAGGCAaccatatatatttatctttttccaTTACCGACCCTCCACAAAAAAACCCTCCAATACCAAGCCCCTAGCTGACCATATGCTTTGCTATACAAAAGATTGCATGTCTATATATTTTCCAACCTGGCATCAAGGATAAAGCCACGTGGATAGTATTTTACCTTTAGGATCTTAATTGGCTGCCTATGACTCGTGATTTTGAGGTACGTAGTCGCCAACATTGCTTTGCCAACAATGTTTTATTGAAGCATTCTTAGGTTTCGGAAGCCGAGGCCCCCTTGATTTATTAACAACAACCTTTTAGACCATTTCACATGGCCAATGGTTCTTCGCTTCTTGTTCCTCTTGTCCCCAAAAAAACCTTTGGTGGTaagaaaattcttcaaattcaaTCTCTGAATGTATCATTATCCCTTaatatgtgagaaacacatactattaaaaaaaacaaatacttTTCACATTCTCAAATGACACATGACGCTTTTAAATAATGGGTTCGAGAAATTCTTATGaccaaatttgtaaaaaaaatctatataatttttaaattaaaaacccaaaacacttaaaacaaacatatattaatttgtaTTCATCGTAAAGAAATGTTGTAGTATCATCGATCCCATGACGTACATCAGGATATATCAGAATGAAGCAGAATATTCTATCTGATTAGCTGCAAATTAAATGTCTTAATTAAGATCGAGTCCGTATCATTTAAGCAACCatgaaacaaaataatataaatttaaatcgCCATCCACTGTGTTTTATGTTCATGCATGTTCCCTGTCCCAACATCTATGCATGGCAAATCAGGCAAGCGAATTAAGATTAATATATCGTTAGTGCAATCCAAGAAgggggaatatatatatatgttacaggACAGGCTAGCTGGAGAATGGAGATAACGCTGGAAATAGTTATCAACAATAGCATGGAAAATAACGGAGGCAAACAGGGACATCAATAACGCGACGGATTGCTTCCTTAGAGCCCATCAAAAAAACTGGGATATTCTTCTCGAATATCTGTTTATACTCTCTCTGGTTTTTTTAATCCTCCCGGCGGCCAATCAAACACGTGTGCATCGATATCTTATTTTCTCGACTATAAAAAGGCCGAGATCGATCGACGTGAGCTTAACGCCGCATGAGTCAACATGAGCCACGAGAACTACGACCCTTCTTTCCCCGACCAACCTGTGGTCGACCGCTACCTTTCCGTTTGGGCTAATCTACCGGCCTTCCGGTCGAAGCCGGCCTTCATTTGGACCGAAGATGGCTCGAGCCATGCAGCCCTTACCTATGCTCAGCTCGATCACTCGGTGCAGTCTATTTCTTCTCAGCTACTCATTCCACTACAAAGAGGCGACACAGTTGTCGTCTTATGCTCACCCGGACTCGAACTCGTTGAGATCGTCTTTGGGTGCCAAAGGGCTGGCCTTCTGAGCGTGCCCGTTTTCCCACAAGACCCTTCTTCCGGCAAGCAGAACTGCCACCATCTTATTAGGGTTCTCTCACAAACAAAGCCCAAAGCTGCTATAGCTCACCGAGATTACATCGCAAATATTCAGCGATACATTTCTTCATCCTCCAACGACAAAAGGCTTGCAAAAATGTTGCAAAATCTCCTGTGGATTTCCACGGATGATGTCAAAGATAAAAAGGTACATCTAAAATGTTCTTCTAATTCGTTGTACAATGGTTGTGAAACCGGTGGCGGAGctgcatatatattaaaagaaaacatggtGGCTTGGGGGGGGGGAACCCCCCAAGCTACCATGTAGCTCAGCCACCGGCCTAGCTCCTCAATGTCACTTAGTAAATTTGGAGGTGTAATTTCAAAATTGATGATAGTTCATAGggtatattttttcaaaaatttaatgtaTAAGGAAGATTTTGGACTGGTTGTGAAATGGCGCCCTACACGTAcaaatttattttcacttttgtaT is a window of Alnus glutinosa chromosome 4, dhAlnGlut1.1, whole genome shotgun sequence DNA encoding:
- the LOC133866515 gene encoding zinc-finger homeodomain protein 5, yielding MEKEIRAPGSLSYGHLIGEPPGVERRDATTSRSQQQAVLEQGSDPVTGATTIAPAGSGRSNLKAQLSSAAGAVRYRECLRNHAASVGGSVFDGCGEFMPSGEEGTLEALKCAACECHRNFHRREVHGEAQLISPGSRRSMMLRPLQLPPPLLHHQRFSMGPTAAPIVQPMSVAYGVISGGTESSSEDLNIFESNAEAAPTPPFALSKKRFRTKFTPEQKDKMVEFAEKVGWRVQKQDEEEVEKFCAEVGVKRQVLKVWMHNNKNTMKKQNETQTQPFEMGIETEV